Proteins co-encoded in one Gossypium arboreum isolate Shixiya-1 chromosome 11, ASM2569848v2, whole genome shotgun sequence genomic window:
- the LOC128283942 gene encoding uncharacterized protein LOC128283942, translating to MKFQHFSHHHKLIFREAYEEEYECAGCLDVINGPAYICEDEGFAMHKVCAAMPPQIQKDAFHPHPLKFKLVDIIVCDACRRFSANYIIYKCIYCEFNLDFKCAVAIINDENEIAKRDDEDLRRTTTPHFSHPHQLTRCKVWPMRELGENIFKTFWQSSKLKCVACKQEVQGTLSFICLPCKFLIHESCMNDMPMQVLSSPFHPHHILHPRPFFNAREQVRCYACRKKVNGFSFYCNTCDVDFHVSCAKYRTRATKHSCHPHNLLQLGKSIIKGISCHACDRKTCNDSIFSCRKCDFNVHPKCIPLPSNFEHKRHLHPLTLTSPFAEDDSGDYYCDMCETERNPEIHVYYCAECNYIAHIDCVLSEVRQL from the coding sequence ATGAAGTTCCAACATTTTTCCCACCACCATAAGCTCATCTTTAGGGAGGCGTATGAGGAGGAGTATGAATGCGCCGGGTGCCTGGATGTCATTAACGGTCCAGCTTATATTTGTGAAGACGAAGGCTTTGCAATGCACAAAGTATGTGCTGCAATGCCGCCTCAAATACAAAAAGATGCTTTTCACCCCCATCCACTCAAATTCAAATTGGTAGACATAATTGTGTGTGATGCATGTAGAAGATTCTCGGCAAATTACATCATTTACAAGTGCATATACTGTGAGTTCAACCTCGATTTCAAATGTGCAGTGGCTATTATAAATGATGAGAATGAGATAGCCAAACGTGATGATGAGGATCTCCGAAGAACCACAACTCCCCATTTCAGCCACCCACATCAATTGACTCGTTGCAAGGTTTGGCCAATGAGAGAGCTtggagaaaatatatttaaaacctTTTGGCAGTCAAGTAAGTTGAAGTGCGTGGCATGCAAACAGGAGGTCCAAGGTACATTATCTTTTATCTGTCTTCCTTGTAAATTTTTGATACATGAATCATGTATGAATGACATGCCGATGCAAGTTCTAAGCAGTCCGTTTCACCCTCACCACATTCTTCACCCTCGACCTTTCTTTAATGCACGAGAACAAGTTCGATGTTATGCTTGTAGGAAGAAAGTCAATGGTTTCAGCTTTTATTGCAATACATGCGATGTTGACTTTCACGTTTCATGTGCCAAGTATCGAACTCGTGCTACAAAGCATAGTTGTCATCCTCACAATCTTCTACAATTGGGGAAGAGCATTATCAAAGGGATATCTTGTCATGCATGTGATCGTAAAACTTGCAATGACTCTATTTTCAGTTGCAGAAAGTGTGATTTCAATGTACATCCTAAATGTATACCACTACCGTCTAATTTTGAGCATAAACGTCACTTGCATCCACTTACTCTTACAAGTCCTTTTGCCGAAGATGATTCGGGAGATTATTATTGCGACATGTGTGAGACAGAAAGGAATCCAGAAATCCATGTTTATTATTGTGCAGAATGCAATTATATTGCGCATATTGATTGTGTCCTATCCGAGGTAAGACAACTGTAA
- the LOC108472225 gene encoding uncharacterized protein LOC108472225, whose amino-acid sequence MLLDPQRMEENFDDGSLGSEMILSVSFHPHPLIRNDDYEEETIFVCDRCEELCIGSRYSCKLCFFDLDNKCATSKDETQKVRKVKTIVNHFSHPHLITRCKIGILQTEPDFDLTCMACRQRLCGIIYACTYCSRFFLHEFCLKHIPEEVQSSFHPQHPLPIFPFPYESGPPCKACNEDVEGMLFFCVACNFPMHYSCAKYQFREIKHNCHADHHLLHLGKGFFGDESPQCDACGEACKDTLFSCLKCLFYIHLECISLPSVVKHKRHLHPVVLTTLVFENDYEEYYCDTCETQRNPEHDIYYCKECNYISHIDCVLSEVEPPEKIIQCLIPRSKGN is encoded by the exons ATGCTTTTAGATCCTCAAAGAATGGAAGAGAATTTTGACGATGGAAGTTTGGGATCGGAGATG atACTAAGTGTTTCTTTTCATCCTCACCCATTAATACGAAATGATGATTATGAAGAAGAAACAATATTTGTGTGTGATAGATGTGAAGAACTTTGTATTGGTTCACGTTATAGctgtaaactttgttttttcgACCTTGACAACAAATGTgctacttcaaaagatgaaaCCCAAAAAGTGAGAAAAGTCAAAACCATAGTCAACCATTTTAGTCACCCCCATCTAATTACACGATGCAAGATTGGCATTTTACAAACAGAGCCAGACTTTGATTTGACTTGCATGGCATGTAGACAACGCCTATGCGGTATAATATATGCTTGCACTTATTGTTCAAGATTCTTTCTACACGAATTTTGTCTCAAGCACATACCGGAGGAAGTTCAAAGCTCGTTCCATCCACAACATCCTCTTCCCATATTTCCGTTCCCATACGAGTCGGGACCTCCATGCAAAGCCTGCAATGAAGACGTTGAAGGCATGCTGTTCTTTTGTGTAGCATGCAATTTCCCAATGCACTATTCATGCGCTAAGTATCAATTTCGTGAGATAAAACATAATTGCCATGCCGATCACCATCTTCTACATTTGGGGAAAGGTTTTTTCGGTGATGAATCTCCCCAATGTGATGCATGTGGTGAAGCTTGTAAGGACACGTTGTTCAGCTGCCTCAAGTGTTTGTTTTATATACATCTTGAATGCATTTCACTACCTTCCGTCGTCAAGCACAAACGTCATTTGCATCCAGTTGTACTCACAACTTTGGTGTTTGAAAATGATTATGAAGAATACTATTGTGATACATGTGAAACACAAAGAAACCCAGAGCATGACATTTATTATTGCAAAGAATGCAACTATATTTCACATATTGACTGTGTGCTTTCAGAG GTTGAACCTCCGGAAAAGATAATTCAGTGTCTAATTCCACGTTCAAAAGGAAATTGA